The following are encoded together in the Poseidonibacter lekithochrous genome:
- a CDS encoding Ni/Fe hydrogenase, translating to MTNNKKPTVVWFQAITCNGNTHSLLSANSSRLELFLNSFDLIYHPSLTIDKSLNEILESKDEIDFLLVEGAISKNSDFFTISDETTNVLLNKLTSKAKYLVAVGSCASYGGVHAKFEQNDNVVGLEESLDKKSTKNLKHEIINLTGCPVHPEWIIQTLFTLNNFGKMAIDEEGRPKELYSTLAHHGCTRNEYFEWKIEGAWGEKEGCLFYDQGCRGPMTHSSCNKILWNDVNSKTRAGMPCIGCTETDFPRDNMLETKKNIGIPFEVPTGISKRAYLSITGVAKTFTIDRLNKKLMD from the coding sequence ATGACGAATAATAAAAAACCTACAGTTGTATGGTTTCAGGCAATTACATGTAATGGAAATACTCATTCATTATTAAGTGCCAACTCTTCAAGATTGGAGCTATTTCTAAATAGCTTTGATCTTATCTATCACCCTTCATTAACTATTGATAAATCCCTAAATGAAATTCTAGAATCAAAAGATGAAATAGATTTTTTATTAGTTGAGGGTGCTATTAGTAAAAATAGTGATTTTTTCACCATCTCTGATGAAACAACAAATGTCTTATTAAATAAACTTACTTCAAAAGCAAAATATTTAGTAGCTGTTGGTTCATGTGCTTCTTATGGTGGAGTTCATGCTAAGTTTGAACAAAATGATAATGTTGTTGGATTAGAAGAATCACTAGATAAAAAAAGTACAAAAAATTTAAAACATGAAATTATAAATTTAACGGGTTGTCCAGTACATCCAGAATGGATAATTCAAACTCTTTTTACTCTTAATAATTTTGGAAAAATGGCTATTGATGAAGAGGGTAGACCAAAAGAATTATATAGTACTCTTGCACATCATGGTTGTACTAGAAATGAATACTTTGAATGGAAAATCGAAGGAGCATGGGGAGAAAAAGAGGGCTGTTTATTTTACGACCAAGGCTGTCGTGGTCCTATGACTCATAGTTCTTGTAATAAGATATTGTGGAATGATGTAAACTCTAAAACAAGAGCTGGAATGCCTTGTATTGGTTGTACTGAAACAGACTTTCCAAGAGATAATATGTTAGAGACAAAAAAGAATATTGGTATTCCTTTTGAAGTGCCAACTGGTATATCAAAACGAGCATATTTATCAATTACAGGTGTTGCTAAAACATTTACAATTGATAGACTAAATAAGAAATTAATGGATTAA
- a CDS encoding TetR/AcrR family transcriptional regulator: MENSLKLFSQKGFYNTTIPDIAKSMKMSVGNMYNYFSSKEELAKYAIKYSTNILASQLREINHMEISSKEKIFLFAKMYFENVKNSPEVIEYFLRVYLSNREVFKQGCEGFLCVGEFVTEVMLLLDEGAQNKEFRDQEFFPAFSMIMGSLGGFAFLSGEAVLDKDIMEYSDAIADNIYRALKYDE; the protein is encoded by the coding sequence ATAGAAAATTCATTAAAACTTTTTTCACAAAAAGGTTTTTATAATACTACAATTCCAGACATAGCTAAATCTATGAAAATGAGTGTAGGGAATATGTATAACTATTTTTCTTCAAAAGAAGAACTTGCAAAATATGCAATCAAATATTCAACAAATATATTAGCATCTCAATTAAGAGAAATTAACCATATGGAAATTTCTTCAAAAGAAAAAATATTCTTATTTGCAAAGATGTATTTTGAAAATGTAAAAAACTCACCTGAAGTAATTGAATACTTTTTAAGAGTATATTTATCAAATAGAGAAGTTTTCAAACAAGGTTGTGAAGGTTTCTTATGTGTAGGAGAATTCGTAACAGAAGTTATGCTTTTACTTGATGAAGGTGCACAAAATAAAGAGTTCAGAGATCAAGAATTTTTTCCAGCATTTTCAATGATTATGGGAAGTCTTGGTGGCTTTGCTTTCCTTTCGGGAGAAGCTGTATTAGATAAAGATATTATGGAATACTCAGATGCTATTGCTGATAATATCTATAGAGCACTAAAGTATGACGAATAA
- a CDS encoding ADP-ribosylglycohydrolase family protein — MNELLNDTVKEENIKGAFFGALVGDALCLGSHYEYDAQKIHLAYGEKAIEKFMSPGEKMGGETHGIGWGQRNYHPGKKAGGTTDYGDYNVLILEHLAMISNPPREFEVSKLLPHWMNRLENGWGSWICTMTKETYSQVKHGTKVQYLGGISNAMAIRHVAAHAYYETEDELVDVARKAMFTHKDVHALGGGEFFARVTHRVLRGEDPRSAIEDVAILMGGFFEEKVKQAIAKYEEENDPNSALSKEKFSDDLAITSMARLWDIGRSEPIKVGKASPTEGTLPGSVYFILKYAQKENGLKEALQANAMVGGDNASRAIAIGMVLGAYKGVDAIPQEWKDTLDQWQYCDDLLNKLPLINKSK; from the coding sequence ATGAATGAATTATTAAACGATACAGTAAAAGAAGAAAATATTAAGGGTGCATTTTTTGGTGCATTAGTTGGTGATGCTTTATGTTTAGGCTCACATTATGAATATGATGCACAAAAGATTCATTTAGCTTATGGTGAAAAAGCTATTGAAAAATTTATGAGTCCTGGGGAGAAGATGGGTGGAGAAACTCATGGAATTGGTTGGGGTCAAAGAAACTATCACCCAGGGAAAAAAGCTGGTGGAACTACTGATTATGGAGATTATAATGTTTTAATTTTGGAACATCTAGCAATGATTTCAAATCCTCCAAGAGAGTTTGAAGTATCAAAACTATTACCTCATTGGATGAATAGATTAGAAAACGGTTGGGGTTCATGGATTTGTACTATGACAAAAGAGACTTACTCACAAGTAAAACATGGTACAAAAGTACAATATTTAGGTGGAATATCAAATGCAATGGCTATTCGTCACGTAGCTGCTCATGCTTATTATGAAACAGAAGATGAATTAGTTGATGTAGCACGAAAAGCTATGTTCACACATAAAGATGTTCATGCCCTAGGTGGTGGTGAGTTTTTTGCTAGAGTTACACATAGAGTTTTAAGAGGTGAAGACCCAAGAAGTGCCATAGAAGATGTTGCAATTTTAATGGGTGGATTCTTTGAAGAGAAAGTAAAACAAGCAATAGCGAAATATGAAGAAGAAAATGACCCTAATTCAGCTCTTTCAAAAGAGAAGTTTTCAGATGATTTAGCAATTACTAGTATGGCAAGATTATGGGATATAGGAAGAAGTGAACCAATCAAAGTTGGAAAAGCAAGTCCTACAGAGGGCACTCTTCCTGGAAGTGTTTATTTTATTTTGAAATATGCACAAAAAGAAAATGGATTAAAAGAAGCTCTTCAAGCAAATGCAATGGTTGGGGGAGATAATGCCTCAAGAGCAATTGCAATTGGAATGGTTCTTGGAGCTTATAAAGGTGTTGACGCAATTCCACAAGAGTGGAAAGATACCTTAGATCAATGGCAATATTGTGATGATTTATTAAATAAACTACCTTTAATTAATAAAAGTAAATAA